The Lysobacter luteus genome contains the following window.
GCGCGTCGCGGATGGTCGTGGGCGACTGCAGGTTGCCGGTTTCGCCCGCCACGACCGCATCCAGCTGGGTCAGCAGGGCGGGATCGAGCTGCTCGCTTCGACGCGCCGGTGGCTGGCCGGACAGGTTGGCGCTGGTCGATACCAGCGGCCGGCCAAACCCGCGGCAGAGTTCGACCACGGTCGGATGCGCGCTGACCCGCACCGCCACCCCCGCGTGACTGCCGGTAATCCAGCGCGGCACGCCGGCGGTGGCGGGGACGATCCAGGTATGCGGCCCCGGCCACGAGGCGAGCACGGCCTTGCGGCACGCGTCAGGCAGGGCGGACCAGTCGAGCAGGCCGTCGAGCTGGTCCGTGCCGGCCGCGATGAGGATCAGCCCCTTGTCGACCGGTCGCTGCTTGATGGACAGCAGGCGCAGCACGGCGGACTCGTCGAACGGATCGCAGCCCAGGCCCCAGACCGCCTCGGTGGGGTAAGCGATGATGCCGCCGCTTCGCAGGGCGGCAATGGCGGGGGCGAGGTCGGTGCTCATGGGCGGGCGAAGGGGCGACCTTCTTGTAGGAGCGGCTTCAGCCGCGACAGTGCAGTCGACGCGCGCCGGCCATCCGATCGCGGCTGAAGCCGCGCCTGCGGAGGAGCGGTCAGGCGTCGGTCTTGGCCGCGGCGGTCTTCTTTGCGGCGGCCTTCTTGGCAACGGTCTTTTTGGTCGTTTTCTTGGCAGTCTTCTTGGTGGCCTTTTTGGCCGTCTTCTTGGCCGGTGCCTTCTTCGCGGCGACCTTCTTCACCGCGGCCTTCTTGCCGAAGCGGCCGCGCGCGGGCTTGCCGGTCTCCTCCAGCAGCTTGGTTACTTCCTCAAGCGTCAGCGAGGCGGGCTCGCGGTCCTTGGGGATCTTGCCGTTGAGCTGGCCGTTGCTGATGTACGGGCCGTAGCGGCCATTGAGGACCTGGATGTCGCTGCCCTCGAACTCCTTGATGATCCGGTTGCGCGCGATTTCTTCCTTCTCCTCGATCAGGAACACCGCGCGCTCCAGGTCGACCTTGTACGGGTCGTCCTCCTTCTTGAGCGAGGCGTACACGCTGCCGCGCTTGGCGAACGGCCCGAACCGGCCGATGCCGACGCTGACCTCCTCGCCGTTGTGCTCGCCCAGTGCGCGCGGCATCTTGAACAGCTCGAGCGCGTCCTCCAGCGAAATCGTGTGCATGCTCTGGCCGGGACGCAGCGAGGCGAACTTCGGCTTGTCCTCGGCGTCCTCGGCGGTGCTGCCGATCGCGGCATACGGTCCGTAACGGCCGAGCCGGACGCTGACCGGCTTGCCGGTCTTGGGGTCGGTGCCGAGCTCGCGCGCGCCAGTGGCCTCGCTGCGGTCGACCGACTCCATCTTGTCGTCGACCATCTCCTTGAACGGGCTCCAGAACCGCTCCATCAGCGGCACCCACGCTTCCTCGCCGCGCGACACCGCGTCCAGCTCGTCCTCGAGCCGGGCGGTGAAGTCGTAGTCGACGTACCGGGTGAAGTGACTGGACAGGAACTTGCTGACCGCGCGGCCGACGTCGGACGGGTGGAAACGCCGGCTCTCGAGCTCCACGTACTTGCGGAACAGCAGCGTCGCGATGATCGAGGCGTAGGTCGACGGGCGGCCGATGCCGTATTCCTCGAGCGCCTTGACCAGGCTGGCTTCGGAGTAGCGCGGCGGCGGCTCGGTGAAGTGCTGGTCGGCGTGGATGCGATCCAGCGGGATCCGGTCGCCCGGCTGCATCGGCGGCAGCTTGCGGCCCTCGTCGTCCTCTTCCTTGCCCTTGGTGTCCTTGCCTTCCTCGTAGACGGCCAGGAAACCCGGGTCGAGCACGGTGGTGCCCGAGACGCGGAAGCCGTGCTCGCTGCCGGCGGCCAGCTCGACGCTGACGGTATTGAGCGTGGCCGGCACCATCTGGCTGGCGACCGCGCGCTTCCAGACAAGCTCGTACAGGCGGCGGGCGTCGTCCTCCAGGAAGCGCGAGACCTGCGCAGGCGTGCGTAGCGCCGAGGTCGGGCGGACCGCCTCGTGGGCTTCCTGCGCGTTCTTGGACTTGGATTTGTAGACGTTGGGCTGGTCCGGTACGGCGCCGGTGCCGTAGTCACGCGCGATGACGTCGCGGATCTCGGCGACCGCGTCGACCGACAGCGCGACCGAGTCGGTACGCATGTAGCTGATCAGGCCGACGGTGCCCTCGTCCCCCAGCGCCACGCCCTCGTACAGCTTCTGCGCGACCTGCATGGTGCGTTTGGTGGTGAAGCCCAGCTTGCGCGCGGCCTCCTGCTGCAGGGTCGAGGTGGTGAACGGCGGCGCGGGGCGGCGCTTGCGCTGCTTGCTGGTGACGTCGGTGACCTGCAGCGCGCCATTTGCGGCCGATACCAGCCGCTGGCGGGCGGCCTCGGCGGTCTCGCCGTCGGTGATCGTGAACTGCTCGAACTTCTGCCCGTCCAGCTTGACCAGGCGCGCACTGAAGGCCTGGGACGGGTGCTGGCATTCGGCCTCGATCGACCAGTACTCGCGCGCCCGGAACGCCTCGATCTCCTCCTCGCGCTCGACGATCATCCGCAACGCCGGCGACTGCACTCGGCCGGCCGACAGGCCGCGCTGCACCTTGCGCCACAGCACCGGCGACAGGTTGAAGCCGACCAGGTAGTCCAGCGCCCGGCGCGCCTGCTGGGCGTCGACCAACGGTGCGGCGATGTCGCGCGGGTGGGTCATCGCCTCCTTGATGGCACGCGGGGTGATCTCGGTGAACACCACCCGCTGCAGCGGCTTGCCGTCCAGCAGCCCCCGCTCGCGGAGGATCTCGGCCACGTGCCAGCTGATCGCCTCGCCCTCGCGGTCCGGGTCGGTCGCCAGGAAGATGGATTCGGCGCCCTTGGCCGCCTTGGCGATGGCCTCGACGTGTTTCTCGTTCTTCTCGATCAGGTCGTAGCGCATCGCGAAGCCGCGCTCGGGGTCGACCGCGCCCTCTTTCGGCACCAGGTCGCGCACATGGCCATACGAGGCGAGGACGATGAAATCCTTGCCGAGGTACTTGTTGATCGTCTTGGCCTTGGCGGGCGATTCGACGATGAGGAGGTTCTTGGCCATGCGGGGCAGGTTCCGGGCGGGCCGTGAAGGCCACGCGAGAGGGCGCGAGAGAAGACGACGCCCGCGGCAGGTGCCACGGGCGCCGGAGCATTCATTTATTAGTGGAATCACGCGGCGCCTGCCGCTGTCAAGCAGATTCCCGCCGCGGACAGGTCCGGGCGCGGCGGCATTATGGCCCGCCGCGGCGCGGGTGCACGGTCAGTGCACCGGTTCGGGCTCGTCCTCGAACATCTGGGTCTCCATCCAGGCGTAGGCGGCCTCGCTGCCGGGCTGGTTGAACAGCACCATCAGCACGACCCACTTGAGGTCGTCGAGGTCGAGGGTGTCCTGGTCGAGCGCCATCGCGCGGTCCAGCACCAGCTCGCGCTGGCCGGCGTCCAGCACGCCGTGCTGCTCCAGGAACAGCAGGAAGCCGCGGCAGTCGGTGTCCAGGCGGTCCAGCTCGGGGCCGGCGTAGACCCGGACCGGGCCGTCGGCACGCGCCGGCGAGGCGGACGGCCGCTGGCGTGCCAGCGCGTCCAGCCACTCGAAGGCCTTGTTGATCTCGGCGGGGCTGAAACCGGCCTGCCCGAGTTCCTCGAACAGCGGGCCGCTTTGCAGGTTGTCACGGTCGCGGACGAGGTCCGCGTCGTCGGTGAGGTAGTGCTCGAACAGGTACAGCAGGACGTCCAGGATGCTTTCTTTCATTTCCCCTCGGCCTGCGCCGCAGGCGGCGCGGTGGGTCAGGAGTGGTGGCCGCCACGCCCGCCAGCGACGGGTTCAGCGGCTTCGGTAGTACCGGCCGTGCTGCGCCTCCACGCGACCCTCAAGCTCCATGAGCAGCAGGATGGATGACAGCCGGGCAGGCGTCAATCCGGTCCGGGCGACCAGCTGGTCCATATCCGTAGGGTCGTGACCGAGTGCCTGCCACAAGCGCTTGTGGTCGGGGTCGCCGGGAGGATGGGCGGCGGGGGACGCGCCCGAGCCGGTGCCGGGCGGTGGTCCGGGTTCCGAGATGGGGGCCTCCAGCCGCGTGCGCAAGTCCCCGGCCAGCCGCGCTGCGAGCGGCGCAAGCAGTTCCATCACGTCCTCGGGGGACTCCACCAGCGCCGCGCCGTCGCGGATCAGCCGGTGGCAGCCGCGCGCCAGCGGGTTGTCGATCGATCCCGGCAGGGCCATGACCTCGCGCCCGCACTCGGCGGCCAGGCGCGCGGTGATCAGGGCACCGGAGCGATGCGCGGCTTCGATCACCAGGGTCCCAAGGCTCAGCCCGGCGAGGATCCGGTTACGGCTCGGGAAATGTTCGCGGCGGGGTCCTGCTCCGGGAAGATGCTCGCTGATAACCGCGCCTTCGGCGACGATGGCAGCATGCAGGCCGTTGTTCGAGCGCGGATACGGCACGTCGGGACCAGTGCCCAGGACCGCGACCGTGCGTCCCCCGGCGGTCAGGGTGGCGTGGTGCGCGGCGGTATCCACCCCGGCGGCGAGGCCGCTGGTCACCGTCAGGCCGGCGGCGGCCAATGACCGTGCGAATGCCCCCGCATGCTCCCGGCCGGCCGGGGTCGGGGAGCGACTGCCGACGATCGCCACTGCCGGGTGCCAGGCCAGGGCCGCGTCGCCCGCCACGAACAGCGCCAGCGGCGGATGCGGGGTGCGCCGCAGCAACGGCGGGTAGTCGGGATGGTGCCAGCCGAGCAGGTGGTGCCCCGGCTGCGCCAGCCAGGCGTGCGCGGCCTCCAGCGTGCGGCCGTCGGGCTGGCGCAGGGCGCGCTGCTGCGAGGCCCCAAGGCCACACCGGTGCCACCGCGAAGGACCTGCGGCGAGGGCGGCCGCGGGAGCGGCGTCGGCAATCAACCGCCGGCGGGGTTCCGCCGGGCCGCCGCTGGCGACCAAACGGAGCAGCGCGTCGATATCGGCGGCGCTGTCCACACTGGAGTCGGTGCGCGCGGTCCGGGCCTGCCCGAAAGCCGGCGGGGCGGGAAAAGCGGGTGCGAACAGGTCGGATGGGTGCATCCGGCAAGCGTCGGCCACAAACGACGACGGCGCCCTCGGGCGCCGTCGCGTACTGCTGTAGGAAAACCCGGTGCCGATCAGTACGGCGCGTCGGGATGCTTCAGCTCGTGACCCACCCGGACCGGGCGGATCGTGTCCATCACCAGCGCGTAGCTGACCGTGTCGAAGGTGCGGAACACCATCATGTGGCCCGCGAACTCGTCGGGCAGGCGCACCTTGCTGGACCGCCCGAAGGTGTCCTCGCTGCGGTCCCACGGGCCGTTCTCGACGCGGTCGACAACCGCCTCGCCAATCGACCAGCTGGAGAACACGGTGCCGTTGTCGACGCCGTCGCGGGCGCCGACCGACAGCGCGACCACGTCACGGTTGCCGCCGGTGGTGAGCATGTCCGAGACCGCCAGCACGCGGGCGCGGCCGTACTCGAACTGCTGTCGCGGCGCGTGCGGGAAGAATTGCAGGTCGTACGGCTGCGCCTCGACCGGGATCAGCCGGTCGCCGACGCGCACCTCGCGGCCGCTGTCGTCCAGCACCAGCGTGGTGGCCTCGATCCCGCCCACTTCGCCGCGGGTGACGGTGCCGGTGTTCTGGCGCATCAGCTCGTAGCCCAGTAGCTCGTGGCCGTTGTCGGACACCACCGCATTGGTCCAGAACTGCTGGAAATCGACCGTGCGCTTGCCACGGAAGTCCAGGTCGTCCTTGTGGAAGATGTCGCAGCACGCCTCGCGGTCCAGCCGGGTGTAGCGCTGGATCGGGCGGACCACCTGGTAGCGCTGGCCGGGCTGTGCGCCCTCCAGGCCGTCGACATAGGCGACCTGGCCCAGCGAGCCGCGGATGCGGCCTTCTTCCAGCGCGACCACGTGCGGCAGATGCTCGAACGCATCGACCACGCGCAGGTCCTTCAGGAACGGTTCGACCTCCGATAGCGGCACGCCGGTGACCGGCGCGACCTCGCGCGGACCGGGATCGGCGACCACGCGGTCGAGGTAGGCCAGCGACAGCACGTCGCCGGGGTAGATCAGGTGCGGGTTCTGCACCTGCGGGTTGGCCTGCCAGATCTCCGGCCACAACCAGGGCTTCTCGAGGAAGCGTCCGGCGATGTCCCACAGGGTGTCACCCTTCTTGACCACGTAGGTATCCGGGTGGTCGCCTCGAATCTCGGCGGCCAGCGCATACGTGGCAACGGTCAGCAACGCTACGGTCAATGCCGCGCGGATCGGTTTCAACATGGCGGTGTACCTGATTCCCCTTGCAGGTGCGCCCGTGCGTCGTTAACTGACGGGGGGCGTCGGCACTATAGCCCAGATGAACCGCGCCATTGCAAGGGTCGGGGGGGCGATAACGGCGTTACAATCGCACCTCTGCTTGTGGTTGTGACCCACGCCCCCATTTTTGCCGCCATGTCCCTGCTCCCGATCCTCGAATTTCCCGATCCGCGCCTGCGTACCGTCGCCGCGCCCGTCGACCCCGCCGGGATCTCCTCGCCGGAGTTCCAGCGCTTGCTCGACGACATGTTCGAGACGATGTACGCCGCGCCCGGCATCGGGCTGGCCGCCAGCCAGGTCGACGTGCACCAGCGGTTCATGGTGATCGACATCAGCGAGGAGCACGACCAGCCGCTGGTGTTCATCAACCCGGAGATCACCGCGCGCGACGGCGAGCAGGTCTACCAGGAAGGCTGCCTGTCGGTGCCGGGCATCTTTGCCGACGTGACCCGCGCCGACCGCATCACCGTCAAGGCGAGAGGCCGCGACGGCCAGCCGTTCGAAATGGAGGCCGAGGGCCTGCTGGCGGTCTGCGTGCAGCACGAGATGGACCACCTGCTGGGCAAGTTGTTCGTCGACTACCTCTCGCCTCTCAAGCGCGAGATGGTGCGCAAGAAGCTGGCCAAGGCGCGCCGCAACGCCGCCTGATCGCGCGCCGGCGGCCGTCCGGGGTTTTCGGCGCCGGTAAGATGTCGCGATGAGGATTATCTTTGCCGGTACCCCCGATTTTGCCGTGCCTTGCCTGCGCGCGGCGGCCGCCCACGATGAGGTCGTCGCGGTCTACACCCAGCCCGACCGTCCTGCCGGGCGCGGCCGCGGCCTGGCCGCCTCGCCGGTCAAGCGCGAGGCGATCGCGCGGGGCATCGAGGTGCTGCAGCCGGAGAATTTCAAGGCGCGGGTCAGTCGCGACGCGCTGGCGGCACTGCGGCCGGACCTGATGGTCGTGGTCGCCTACGGCCTGATCCTTCCGCAGTCCGTGCTGGATATCCCGACCTGGGGTTGCTGGAACGTGCACGCCTCGCTGCTGCCGCGCTGGCGGGGCGCCGCGCCGATCCAGCGTGCGATCCAGGCCGGCGACACCCAGACCGGCGTCTGCCTCATGCAGATGGAGAAGGGCCTGGATACCGGTCCGGTGCTGCTTTCCCAGTCGCTCGACATCGGGCCGTCCGAAACCGGCGGCGAGCTGCATGACCGCCTGGCCGCGCTCGGTGCCCAGGTGCTCCTCGATGGCCTCGGCCTGATGCGCGCCGGCATACGGCCGGTGCCGCGTCCGCAGCCGACCGAGGGCGTGACCTACGCCCACAAGCTCGACAAGGGCGAGGCGCGGCTGGACTGGACGCAACCGGCGACGGCGTTGGGCAACACGGTGCGCGCATTCAATCCCTGGCCGGTCGCCGAAGCCCAGCTGGCCGGCGAGCGCGTACGCGTGCACGACGCCACCGCGCTGCCGCTGGCGCACGGCCGGGCCCCGGGGACGGTCCTGCTGGCCGGTCGCGACGGCATCGACATTGCCTGCGGCGAGGGCGCACTTCGGCTCCGGACCTTGCAACGCGACGGTGGCAAGCCGATGGCTGCGGCCGACTACCTCAACGGCCGCCGCGAGCTGCTGTCGGCCGGGCAGGCATGAAGCCGGTCCCCGGCGTCGCCACCCGTGTCGCCGCCGCGCGCGTGCTGGACGCGGTGCTGCACGACGGGCGTTCGCTCAAGGGCGAGCTGGCGACCGCGCTGCAGGCACTGGCCGACCCGCGCGACCGGGCCCTGGTCGAGGCGATCTGCCTGGCCGTGCTGCGCCAGTCGGCGCGCTACGACGCCGCCCTGGCCGCCTGGTTGCCGCGGCCGCTCGCCCGCCGGGACCGCGAGCTGCGCGCGCTGCTGCTGGCCGGCTTCGCCCAGCTCGATCCGCTCGGGCTACCGCCGCATGCCGCCGTCGCCTCGACCGTCGAGACCGCGCGTGCGCTCGGTCGCCAGCACCAGGCCGGCATGGTCAACGCCCTGCTGCGCCGCGCGCAGCGCGAGGGGCTTCCGGCCGGTGATCCGCGCGCGCAGTGGCCGGACTGGTTGCGTGCGCAAGTCGCCGCGGACTGGCCCGACCAGCACGACGCCATCCTCGCCGCATCCGCCGAGCCGCCCCCGCTGTGGCTTCGCGTCAATGCACGCCGCGTGTCGCGCGACGAGTACGCCGGGCGCCTGCGCGACGCCGGCCTGCCTGCCGACACGGTGGACGGCATGCCCGATACCCTGCGGCTGGACACCCCCGTTCCGGTCGCCCTGTTGCCGGGCTTCGCCGATGGCCTTGTGTCGGTGCAGGACGGTGCCGCCCAGCGGGTGGCCGATGCGCTCGCGCCAGCGCCCGGTGCGCGCGTGCTCGATGCCTGCGCCGCGCCCGGCGGGAAGGCCGCGCACCTGCTCGAACGCGCGCCCTCGCTCCGGCTGGTCGCGCTCGACATTGATCCCCGGCGGTTGCGGCAGGTCGCGGCGACGCTCGGGCGGCTGCAACTGGAGGGGGCGTCGCTGCACGCCGCCGACGGGTGCGACCTCGACGCTTGGTGGGATGGCACGCCGTTCGACGCGATCCTCCTGGATGCGCCGTGCTCGGCGACCGGCATCGTCCGCCGCCAGCCCGACATCCTGCTGCACCGGCGGGCGTCCGACCTCGAGCAACTGGTCGCGACCCAGTCCGGCCTGCTCGACAGCCTGTGGCGCACGCTGGCGCCCGGTGGCGTGCTGCTCTATGCGACCTGCTCGGTGCTGGTCGAGGAGAACGCGGCTCAGGTGGGCCGCTTCCTCGCGCGCACCCCCGATGCACGCGCCGAGCCGCTGGACGACCGCTTCGGCCGCGTCAGCGGCGCCGGACGCCAGCGCTTGCCGGGCGAGGCGGGGATGGACGGGTTCTTCTACGCGCGCCTGCGCAAAGTGTGAACGCGGCCGGCCCGGCGCGTCGGTGAAGCGCGCCGGCGGCTATGCTGGCGACCGTTTTTCGTTGCGGGCAGGCGTTGCATGGCACTGGTCAGGATCCTCGGACGGGACAACGGTGCCGGGCTGAGCCGCGACATGCAGCTGGTCTCCTCGCTCGTGGAGCGGGCCGGGCACGACGTCGAGGTGGTGGGCTTTGGCAACGAGAAGGGCGTGCGCATGCTGCGCGAAGCCGGCATGTGGATCGCCCGGGGCTGGCGCGGTCGCGCCGACGTGCAGATCTCGCTGGAACACCTGTACCCGCTGTCGCTCGGGCTGGGCCGGCGCAACCTGCTGATGCCCAACCCCGAGTGGTTCCGCGACAAGTGGCGTCCGGTGTTGCCGCGGCTGGACGGCGTGCTGTGCAAGACCCGCCACGCGGAGCGGATTTTCGGTGCACTCGGGTGTGCGACCCGGTTCGTCGGCTTCACCAGCGAGGACCGGCTCGACGCGGACGTGGCCCGCACGGACACCTTCCTGCACCTGGCCGGCCGCAGTCCGGTAAAGGGCACCGAGGCGGTGTTGGAGGCGTGGCGCCGACACCCCGAGTGGCCCACGCTGGTGGTGGTGCAGGGGCCGCGGTACGCGCGGCCGGGGGCGCCCGCCGACAACATCGACCACCGTATCGGGCGCATCGATGACGCGGAGCTGCGGCGGCTGCAGAACGCCTGCCGGTTCCACATCGCGCCGTCGGAGGCCGAGGGCTTCGGCCATTGCCTGATGGAGGCGATGAGCGTCGGCGCGGTGGTGATCACCGTCGATGGCGAACCGATGAACGAGCTGGTCGATGCCACCACTGGCGTGCTGGTGACGGCGGCGCGCACCGGCACGCTCGGCTTGGCGCGCAGCTTCCATGTGGCGCCCGCAGCGGTCGAGCAGGCGGTTGAGCAGGTGCTGGCGATGGCGCCGGCCGAACGCGCCGCGCTCGGGCAGCGTGCACGCACGCGGTTCGAGGACGGCGACGCGGCTTTCCGCGCGGGCTTCGCGGCGGCGACAATGGAGTGATGATGGGAAACAACCGGTATCTGCTGTACGGGTCGGTGCGTTACGCGCTGGGCATCCTGCGCCCGCTGCAGGACGCCGCGCGCGCGCGCGGCGACGAGGTCGCGTGGTTCTTCGATGGTCGCGAGGACGAGGGTCCGAACGAGCTCACGGCCGACGAACGCCGGCTTGTGACCGTCGAGCAGGTGCGCCAGTGGAACCCCACCGCGGTGTTCACCTCCAGCAACGCGCTGCCGCACTTCTTCCCGGGCGTGAAGGTGCAGACCTTCCACGGCTTCGACGCCGGCAAGCCCAGGCACATCTACATCCGGCCGTTCTTCGACCTGTATTGCACCACCGGTCCGCAGGACACCCGCGCGTTCGAGGCGCTCGCCCGCCGGCACGGCTTCTTCCGTGTCATCGAGACCGGCTGGCCCAAGCTCGACCCGTTCATGACGCAGCTGCCCGACACGCTGCCGCCGGTGCGGCAACCGCCGGTGATCCTCTACCACTCGACGTTCTCCCCCTCGTGGAGCGCGGCGCGGACCCTGCACGACGAGGTCCGGCGGCTCTCCCGCGACGGGCGCTGGCGGTGGATCGTCACCCTGCACCCGAAGACCGACCCGGAAGTGGTGGCGATGTACCGGGCGCTGGAGAACGAACACCTGCGGTTCGCCGACGACGACAACATCCTCGACCTGTTCGGCCAGGTCGACATGATGTGCTCGGACACCTCCTCGGCGCTGAGCGAGTTCCTGCTTACCGGCAAGCCGGTGGTGACGTTCCGCAACCGTCGCCCGGGTCCGCAGCTGATCGACATCGACGATGCGGCCGACTTCGAGCCGGCGATCGAGCGCGCGCTGTCGCGGCCGCCGGAGCTGATGGCCGCGATCCGGGCGTTCGCCGACGCCATCCATCCTTACCGCGACGGTCGCTCGAGCGAACGTACGCTGGAAGCGGTCGACCGCTTCATCGCCGAGGGCGGCGTGGCCTCGCTGAAGCGCCGCCCGCTCGACCCGTGGCGCAAGTTCAAGCTGCGCCGCCGCCTGCGCTACTGGGGACCCGCCTGATGCGCATCGTCCACCTGCTGCTGACCAGCCGGTTCGCCGGCAGCGAGCGGCATGCGCTTGAACTGGCCGCCGCCCAGGCCGCCAGCCACGACGTCACCCTCGTGCTGCGCCGCGCGGGCACCGCCGACCGCATCGACGCGATCGCCCATCGGGTGCACCCGAAGGTGCGGGTGGAGGTGGTCGGCAACCTGGCTGCCTCGTGGCAGGCCCGCCGCTTGCTGCGGCGGCTCCGCCCGGACGTCGCCCACGCCCACCTCAGCGGTGGCTGTCGCGCGCTGCACGGGCTGGAAGGGCGCGACTGCCTGCGGGTGGCGACCCTACACATCGCCTACAAGCCGCGCCAGCACGCCAAGCTGGACGGGTTGATCGCGATCGCGCCGTGGCAGATGGCCGACATCCCGCCAGGCCTGCGCGAGCGCTCGGTGCAGATCGACAACTGGACCCTGCCGCGCACGCCGACGACCGACGCACGGGCGCGGTTGCGCGCCGAGCACGGCATTGATGACGACACGTTCCTGATAGGTGCCCTCGGGCGCGCCGAGCCGGGCAAGGGGCTGGACGTGCTGGTCGACGCGTTCGAGCGCGCACGGTTGCCGGGAGTGCGCCTGGCGATCGTCGGGCAGGGCAGCGCGTGGGATGCATTGCGTAAGCGCGCCGGCAACGACGTGCTCATGCCGGGTTTCGCCGAACGTCCGCACGACTGGCTGGCCGCGTTCGACGGTTTCGTCAGTGCCGCGCGCCGCGAGCCGTTCGGGCTGGTGCTGCTCGAAGCGATGCAGGCCGGACTGCCGATCGTGGCCACCGCCACTGATGGCGCGCGCCACCTCGCGCCGCAATTGCAGTCGCCGCTGGTGCCGGTCGACGACCCGGATGCGATTGCGCTCGCCCTGCAGCGGATGGTCGCCGGCGGGCAGCGACGGATGGCGTACCCGATGGAGCAGTTCCGGATCGAATCGAAGCTCGAGCAGATCGAGGCGTTCTACCTGGCCGGGCTAACGCGCTTGCGCGGCGGCTGAGGCGCTACCGGCGTCACCAGCGCAGCGCACGCCGCGCGACCTCCCGGGACAGCCGCTCGTAGACCGCTTCAACCTCGGCGACCGGCAGGAAGCGCAACCTCAGCGGCGGTGCCATCGGCGAGGCGCCGGCCGTGTCCAGCCACAGCGTCGCCGTGCCGCATCGCCGATCAAGGGGTGAGCGCACCAGGTGCAGTGCCTGCAGCTTGTCCAGCTCGGCGAAGCGCCAGTGTCGGGTCAGCCAGCCCTCGCGCACGGACACCAGTGCCGGACCGATCGCCCACGCGGCGCGCGCCGCATGGCGTCGGGCGACGAAGGCCGACCACGGCAACCACGCCAGCGCCAATAGCCCGGGGTTGCCGAAGTGCCACGTCAGCACGGCGGTCGCCAGCACCGCCAGCGGCACCGACGGCAGCCACAGCCGCCACCAGCTGCGCCGGGGCAGCGGCTGCCATTGCAGTTCGTCCCAGCGCGCACGTGGCAACAGGTGGTCGATCAGCGCCGCGCAGCGGTCGGGGGTGGCGATCGGGGCGACTTCACGCAGGGCCCGCTGCTGGTTCTGGTCCTCGGCGACGGCGGTATCGACATCGAGCGAGCGTCGCCGCAGCCAGCGGTGCATCAGCCCCTCCCGCAGGGTCCAGGCCTGGATGCGCCGGCGCGAGGCACTGGTGCGCCAGCGCGCGGCCAGTCCCCGCTCGACGGTCAATCGACGGCCGTGTTCGCTCAGGCGGAAGCCGTGGTACTGCAACAGCGCCAGCACCACTGAAAGCACGCGCAGCAGCACGATCGCCAGCAGCACCAGGCTGGTGCCGGCAAGCACGTACTGCGCCGGGCCGAAACTGTGTTCCCCGGCCCAGCCGAACAATGCCTCGCCCCAGCGGTCGAACAACTGCGGAATGAGTTCGCGATTGAACTGCGAGACGCCCGCGAAGGCGGCGCCGACCAGGATCAGGCCGCGGTTTGAGACCAGCCCGAGCCTAAGTACCTCGGCGGTGGACAGTTCCAGCAGCGGGGTCGGTGCGTCGACTTCCGCGCCGGCTACGGCCGCGCCGGCGTCCCGTCCGCGGCGACGCACCAGCGCCTCCAGCGCGAGCGCGTCGTCCAGGCGCAGCACGCGCATCTCGGCCTCGGGCTTCTTTCCACCGGCCGACTCCAGCCGGACTTCGGCGACGTCGAACAGCCGGTGCAACACTGACTGCTGCAGCGCCACGTTGTGGATCCTTGCGAACGGAATCACCCGCACGCTGCGCTCGAGCAGTCCGCTGCGGACCACCAGCGCATCGTCGGCCACGCCGTAGCGGTAGGTGAAGTACTGCCACAGCGAGAACAGCGCGAGCACGCCGACGCCGATCAGCGGCCACAGCTCGTTGCGATCGCCTTGGCCGAACACCAACAGGGCGAGCAACGGGACGATGAACTGGCGCAGCTGCGCGACCAGCACGAACAACCAGGACATCGGGTGCAGCCGTCGTTCCGGCGCGGCTCCGGCCGTGTCGGCGACCACCC
Protein-coding sequences here:
- a CDS encoding glycosyltransferase, producing the protein MRIVHLLLTSRFAGSERHALELAAAQAASHDVTLVLRRAGTADRIDAIAHRVHPKVRVEVVGNLAASWQARRLLRRLRPDVAHAHLSGGCRALHGLEGRDCLRVATLHIAYKPRQHAKLDGLIAIAPWQMADIPPGLRERSVQIDNWTLPRTPTTDARARLRAEHGIDDDTFLIGALGRAEPGKGLDVLVDAFERARLPGVRLAIVGQGSAWDALRKRAGNDVLMPGFAERPHDWLAAFDGFVSAARREPFGLVLLEAMQAGLPIVATATDGARHLAPQLQSPLVPVDDPDAIALALQRMVAGGQRRMAYPMEQFRIESKLEQIEAFYLAGLTRLRGG
- a CDS encoding PH domain-containing protein, encoding MSWLFVLVAQLRQFIVPLLALLVFGQGDRNELWPLIGVGVLALFSLWQYFTYRYGVADDALVVRSGLLERSVRVIPFARIHNVALQQSVLHRLFDVAEVRLESAGGKKPEAEMRVLRLDDALALEALVRRRGRDAGAAVAGAEVDAPTPLLELSTAEVLRLGLVSNRGLILVGAAFAGVSQFNRELIPQLFDRWGEALFGWAGEHSFGPAQYVLAGTSLVLLAIVLLRVLSVVLALLQYHGFRLSEHGRRLTVERGLAARWRTSASRRRIQAWTLREGLMHRWLRRRSLDVDTAVAEDQNQQRALREVAPIATPDRCAALIDHLLPRARWDELQWQPLPRRSWWRLWLPSVPLAVLATAVLTWHFGNPGLLALAWLPWSAFVARRHAARAAWAIGPALVSVREGWLTRHWRFAELDKLQALHLVRSPLDRRCGTATLWLDTAGASPMAPPLRLRFLPVAEVEAVYERLSREVARRALRW